One genomic segment of Panicum virgatum strain AP13 chromosome 2N, P.virgatum_v5, whole genome shotgun sequence includes these proteins:
- the LOC120658289 gene encoding G-type lectin S-receptor-like serine/threonine-protein kinase At2g19130, translating to MRPPHHLLLGLLFLCAPPRPPAAAGDTLSPGNGLAGTGAVLVSNNSKFALGFFKPDSKSPGTYLGIWFHRVPKLTPLWSANGDSPVVDPATPELAISADGNLVVRVQATGSVVWSTRANTTTSRTAAVLLDDGNLVLRSASNASDVFWQSFDHPTDTLFAGAKIGWDKRTGLNRRLVSRKNSVDQAPGLYSLELDFNAVGHLVWNSTVEYWSSGTWNGNYFGLAPEMIGAVMPSFKFVNNGEEAYFVYTLHDDTAIVHTAIDASGRGLVGIWLDSLQDWLVNYRQPVAQCDVHATCGPFTVCDDAAHETCSCMKGFSVRSPRDWDLGDRTDGCMRNTPLGCAGEGNRASGLADRFFPVPSVSLPYGAEKVQAARGEDDCQQACLGNCSCTAYSYGGGSCSVWHGKLYNVKQQSGASSDENGVALYIRLAAAEVASVETKKGGISTGVAIGVAVGASAAAAILMIILGLVIWRRRQGKWFGSKLGDAQGGIGITAFRYVDLQRATKNFSEKLGGGSFGSVFKGYLNDSVTLAVKRLDGAHQGEKQFRAEVNSVGIIQHINLVKLIGFCCEGDKRLLVYEYMPNHSLDVHLFRADDTVLDWNVRYQIAIGVARGLAYLHTSCRDCIIHCDIKPENILLDASFVPKIADFGMAKVLGREFSHAMTTMRGTIGYLAPEWIGGTVVTSKVDVYSYGMVLFEIISGRRNSCPEYFKDGDYSNFFPMQAARKLLSGEIGSLLDAKLHGDVNLKEVERICKVACWCIQENELARPTMAEVVQFLEGLSELDMPPLPRLLNAVTGGSPASLRH from the coding sequence ATGCGGCCCCCTCATCACCTTCTCCTCGGACTCCTCTTCctgtgcgcgccgccgcgcccccccgccgccgccggggacacGTTGTCCCCCGGCAACGGgctcgccggcaccggcgccgtgcTCGTCTCCAACAACAGCAAGTTCGCGCTCGGCTTCTTCAAACCGGACAGCAAGTCCCCCGGCACCTACCTCGGCATATGGTTCCACAGGGTCCCCAAGCTGACCCCGCTCTGGAGCGCCAACGGCGACAGCCCCGTCGTCGACCCCGCCACGCCGGAGCTCGCCATCTCCGCCGACGGGAACCTGGTCGTCCGGGTCCAGGCCACCGGGTCCGTTGTCTGGTCCACCCGCGCCAACACCACCAccagccgcaccgccgccgtgctcctcgACGACGGCAACCTCGTCCTGCGGAGCGCCTCCAACGCCTCCGACGTCTTCTGGCAGAGCTTCGACCACCCGACGGACACCCTCTTCGCCGGCGCCAAGATCGGCTGGGACAAGCGCACCGGCCTCAACCGCCGCCTGGTTTCCAGGAAGAACTCGGTCGACCAGGCCCCCGGCCTGTACTCCCTGGAGCTAGACTTCAACGCGGTTGGCCATCTCGTCTGGAACTCGACCGTGGAGTACTGGTCCAGCGGGACCTGGAACGGCAACTACTTCGGCCTGGCGCCGGAGATGATCGGCGCCGTCATGCCGAGCTTCAAGTTCGTCAACAATGGAGAAGAGGCCTACTTCGTGTACACCCTGCACGACGACACGGCCATCGTGCACACGGCGATCGACGCCTCCGGCAGGGGCCTCGTGGGCATTTGGCTGGACAGCCTGCAGGACTGGCTGGTGAATTACCGGCAGCCTGTGGCTCAGTGCGATGTCCACGCGACCTGCGGGCCTTTCACGGTCTGCGACGACGCGGCGCACGAAACCTGCAGCTGCATGAAGGGTTTCTCCGTGAGGTCGCCCAGGGACTGGGACCTGGGGGACCGAACAGATGGGTGCATGAGGAACACTCCACTGGGCTGTGCCGGTGAGGGAAACCGGGCATCAGGTCTCGCGGATAGGTTCTTCCCTGTGCCAAGTGTCAGCTTGCCCTACGGCGCGGAGAAAGTGCAGGCTGCTAGAGGTGAAGACGATTGCCAACAGGCGTGCCTGGGCAACTGCTCTTGCACTGCGTATTCCTACGGGGGAGGAAGCTGCTCCGTCTGGCATGGCAAACTGTACAATGTGAAGCAACAATCGGGTGCTTCTTCTGATGAAAATGGGGTGGCGCTTTACATCCGCCTTgctgcggcggaggtggcgagtGTGGAGACGAAGAAGGGTGGGATTAGCACTGGTGTTGCCATTGGAGTTGCCGTTGGCGCTAGCGCTGCCGCTGCGATCCTGATGATCATCCTTGGTCTGGTGATTTGGAGGAGGAGACAAGGGAAGTGGTTTGGTAGCAAGCTCGGGGATGCTCAGGGTGGAATTGGGATCACCGCATTTCGGTATGTTGATTTGCAGCGCGCAACTAAGAACTTCTCGGAGAAGTTGGGGGGAGGCAGCTTCGGTTCTGTATTCAAGGGGTACCTTAACGACTCTGTTACTTTGGCAGTGAAAAGGCTGGATGGTGCCCATCAAGGGGAGAAGCAGTTCAGAGCAGAGGTGAATTCAGTTGGAATCATCCAGCACATCAATTTAGTCAAGCTGATTGGATTTTGCTGCGAGGGCGATAAGAGGTTGCTTGTGTATGAATACATGCCCAATCACTCCCTTGATGTGCACTTATTTAGGGCTGATGATACAGTTTTGGACTGGAATGTCAGGTACCAAATAGCAATTGGAGTTGCCAGAGGCCTAGCCTACTTGCACACTAGTTGCCGGGATTGCATTATACATTGTGATATCAAGCCAGAGAACATACTTCTCGATGCGTCTTTTGTACCTAAGATTGCAGATTTTGGAATGGCAAAGGTTTTGGGGAGGGAATTCAGCCATGCCATGACCACAATGAGAGGAACTATTGGATACCTAGCGCCTGAATGGATTGGCGGAACAGTTGTTACATCTAAAGTTGATGTTTACAGCTATGGCATGGTTTTGTTTGAAATCATATCAGGAAGGAGGAATTCATGTCCGGAGTACTTCAAGGATGGTGATTATTCAAACTTTTTCCCTATGCAAGCTGCACGCAAGCTTCTCAGTGGAGAGATTGGAAGTCTGCTGGATGCAAAATTGCATGGTGATGTGAACCTCAAGGAGGTCGAAAGAATCTGCAAAGTAGCATGCTGGTGCATTCAAGAAAATGAGCTTGCCCGGCCGACCATGGCCGAGGTGGTGCAGTTTCTTGAGGGTCTTTCTGAGCTCGACATGCCACCACTACCAAGGCTACTCAATGCAGTCACAGGAGGGTCACCAGCATCACTGCGGCATTAG
- the LOC120658419 gene encoding uncharacterized protein LOC120658419, whose translation MRPVPTPLPGTGVSASPTPSPPCLLPPAPARSPPPCRPGPYVFSRVAPPLDVGRVCAVHTPARKPDRAGRARIRRAGFGRGESGGGTLWAEGICEVDVWRRPRRGLSYPMPFLWKRSMPAPEACCGRHGTGMDGGAEAPGHRDQAAAARVLKVQVEDQHRRRRVLWETPASSTPFNTSRSRGKGLLQLMNLSNWNRSKTAAPLTWYEDGPRCMKGSCSLR comes from the exons ATGCGTCCCGTCCCTACGCCCCTCCCCGGCACCGGCGTCTCCGCTTCTCCCACGCCCTCCCCACCTTGTCTCCTTCCTCCTGCGCCCGCGCGCTCTCCCCCGCCGTGTCGCCCCGGGCCCTACGTCTTCAGCCGCGTCGCGCCTCCACTGGATGTGGGGCGAGTTTGTGCGGTTCATACGCCGGCACGGAAACCAGATCGCGCCGGTCGTGCTCGCATCCGTCGGGCTGGCTTCGGCAGGGGCGAGAGCGGAGGGGGTACGTTGTGGGCGGAGGGGATATGTGAGGTGGATGTCTGGAGGAGACCTCGGCGCGGGCTGAGTTACCCCATGCCGTTCCTATGGAAGCGCTCGATGCCGGCGCCTGAGGCATGCTGCGGCCGGCACGGTACCGGCATGGATGGCGGAGCTGAAGCTCCCGGCCACCGAGATCAGGCCGCTGCGGCACGCGTCCTTAAGGTTCAAGTCGAGGACCAACATCGCCGACGGCGGGTCTTGTGGGAG ACCCCTGCTAGCTCAACCCCATTCAACACGAGTCGTTCCAG GGGTAAAGGGTTGCTACAACTCATGAATCTTAGCAATTGGAATCGAAGTAAAACTGCAGCACCATTGACATG GTACGAGGATGGTCCTAGGTGCATGAAGGGCTCATGTTCACTTCGGTGA
- the LOC120658357 gene encoding putative F-box protein At3g25750 isoform X1, with translation MADATPRSRHPPSWADIPRDLAGMVLRRLPACADRARFAAVCPQWRAAARELPLPPPLPLLALPDGTFYSLPHGKPFRFPGSGCAGYKSACGGRWLVFSRDDGCFLVDPFAGATVALPPLSPVRLRPPNAVAKYVRLPGLSNVSMFHPYATWMHIQDPEKMPVINKVILCSPNLVAAFAGSTLVNAGNNSQIIVCQPGASSWSVRANDKCKLFEDMAFYQGKIYTIARDENLLVVNISQDPTTGDPQISRIGQVIKGDLAHSTDTPDDAKWKKKLYLVELGGALLMVCRKVCFRMAGETLVAGQSNFEVFKADLEHSQWVNVTTLGDDHMLFLGRSCSRAMSASQYGMPGDQIFFLDDVTENCKQYSYDEETTSVSVYNMRSGEVSSPLPMIWKHEMIHATWLFPWD, from the exons ATGGCGGACGCGACGCCGCGCTCCAGGCATCCGCCGTCGTGGGCCGACATCCCGCGGGACCTGGCCGGCAtggtgctccgccgcctcccggccTGCGCGGACCGCGCCCGCTTCGCCGCCGTGTGCCCGCagtggcgcgccgccgcgcgggagctgcccctgcccccgccgctgccgctgctcgcGCTCCCGGACGGCACCTTCTACAGCCTCCCCCACGGCAAGCCCTTCCGCTTCCCTGGCTCCGGCTGCGCCGGCTACAAGAGCGCCTGCGGTGGCAGATGGCTTGTCTTCTCGCGCGACGACGGCTGCTTCTTGGTCGACCCCTTCGCCGGGGCCACCGTGGCGCTGCCTCCTCTGTCTCCCGTCCGGCTCCGGCCCCCTAATGCGGTGGCGAAGTATGTTCGGCTCCCGGGGCTAAGTAATGTGAGTATGTTCCACC CTTACGCTACTTGGATGCATATCCAGGACCCTGAGAAGATGCCCGTGATAAATAAGGTGATCTTGTGCTCGCCAAACCTTGTGGCTGCATTTGCCGGCTCTACACTTGTCAATGCTGGAAACAATAGTCAGATTATAGTGTGCCAGCCAGGGGCTTCCTCATGGTCGGTACGCGCTAATGACAAATGCAAGTTGTTTGAAGACATGGCATTCTATCAGGGAAAGATCTACACCATTGCTAGAGATGAGAACCTCCTTGTCGTCAACATCAGCCAAGACCCAACCACCGGCGATCCACAGATCTCACGAATTGGACAGGTCATCAAGGGTGATCTGGCGCATTCGACCGATACGCCAGATGATGCCAAATGGAAAAAGAAGCTGTACCTAGTCGAATTGGGTGGCGCGTTGCTGATGGTATGCAGGAAGGTTTGCTTCAGAATGGCAGGTGAGACACTTGTGGCCGGACAGAGTAACTTTGAGGTGTTCAAGGCTGACTTGGAGCACTCACAGTGGGTGAATGTGACAACACTGGGCGACGATCACATGCTTTTCCTTGGACGATCATGCTCTAGGGCTATGTCCGCATCTCAGTACGGAATGCCAGGCGACCAAATCTTCTTCTTGGATGATGTTACGGAGAACTGCAAGCAGTACTCCTATGATGAGGAGACCACTTCTGTCAGTGTCTATAACATGAGAAGTGGTGAGGTCTCTTCCCCTCTGCCAATGATCTGGAAGCACGAGATGATTCATGCGACGTGGCTGTTCCCTTGGGACTAA
- the LOC120658357 gene encoding uncharacterized protein LOC120658357 isoform X2: protein MADATPRSRHPPSWADIPRDLAGMVLRRLPACADRARFAAVCPQWRAAARELPLPPPLPLLALPDGTFYSLPHGKPFRFPGSGCAGYKSACGGRWLVFSRDDGCFLVDPFAGATVALPPLSPVRLRPPNAVAKYVRLPGLSNVILCSPNLVAAFAGSTLVNAGNNSQIIVCQPGASSWSVRANDKCKLFEDMAFYQGKIYTIARDENLLVVNISQDPTTGDPQISRIGQVIKGDLAHSTDTPDDAKWKKKLYLVELGGALLMVCRKVCFRMAGETLVAGQSNFEVFKADLEHSQWVNVTTLGDDHMLFLGRSCSRAMSASQYGMPGDQIFFLDDVTENCKQYSYDEETTSVSVYNMRSGEVSSPLPMIWKHEMIHATWLFPWD from the exons ATGGCGGACGCGACGCCGCGCTCCAGGCATCCGCCGTCGTGGGCCGACATCCCGCGGGACCTGGCCGGCAtggtgctccgccgcctcccggccTGCGCGGACCGCGCCCGCTTCGCCGCCGTGTGCCCGCagtggcgcgccgccgcgcgggagctgcccctgcccccgccgctgccgctgctcgcGCTCCCGGACGGCACCTTCTACAGCCTCCCCCACGGCAAGCCCTTCCGCTTCCCTGGCTCCGGCTGCGCCGGCTACAAGAGCGCCTGCGGTGGCAGATGGCTTGTCTTCTCGCGCGACGACGGCTGCTTCTTGGTCGACCCCTTCGCCGGGGCCACCGTGGCGCTGCCTCCTCTGTCTCCCGTCCGGCTCCGGCCCCCTAATGCGGTGGCGAAGTATGTTCGGCTCCCGGGGCTAAGTAAT GTGATCTTGTGCTCGCCAAACCTTGTGGCTGCATTTGCCGGCTCTACACTTGTCAATGCTGGAAACAATAGTCAGATTATAGTGTGCCAGCCAGGGGCTTCCTCATGGTCGGTACGCGCTAATGACAAATGCAAGTTGTTTGAAGACATGGCATTCTATCAGGGAAAGATCTACACCATTGCTAGAGATGAGAACCTCCTTGTCGTCAACATCAGCCAAGACCCAACCACCGGCGATCCACAGATCTCACGAATTGGACAGGTCATCAAGGGTGATCTGGCGCATTCGACCGATACGCCAGATGATGCCAAATGGAAAAAGAAGCTGTACCTAGTCGAATTGGGTGGCGCGTTGCTGATGGTATGCAGGAAGGTTTGCTTCAGAATGGCAGGTGAGACACTTGTGGCCGGACAGAGTAACTTTGAGGTGTTCAAGGCTGACTTGGAGCACTCACAGTGGGTGAATGTGACAACACTGGGCGACGATCACATGCTTTTCCTTGGACGATCATGCTCTAGGGCTATGTCCGCATCTCAGTACGGAATGCCAGGCGACCAAATCTTCTTCTTGGATGATGTTACGGAGAACTGCAAGCAGTACTCCTATGATGAGGAGACCACTTCTGTCAGTGTCTATAACATGAGAAGTGGTGAGGTCTCTTCCCCTCTGCCAATGATCTGGAAGCACGAGATGATTCATGCGACGTGGCTGTTCCCTTGGGACTAA
- the LOC120658408 gene encoding uncharacterized protein LOC120658408 isoform X2: MDDGDLDSAALWAAVDSAAAQASRVRCASSDDDHRGEVLQPARPFKSPRLASASYATPPPPPLPLHPPPTHASPYATLDAAVEARSRLVVVESPPPAPWGVPKGSPIAADGCLLPSLSVANFRKYQEVALSILEKSDYTSISGNPYIKKSGWRKISCFFNISFEIKDHSIEFDDDHNVKRAEFLVRASMIGGRFSDGWGSCDRREKRFNKPNHDIPSTAETRAKNKACQKSADADTMGPMGHKG; this comes from the exons GACGGCGACCTCGACTCCGCCGCACTCTGGGCCGCCGtcgactccgccgccgcccaggcctcCCGTGTCCGCTGCGCCTCCAGCGACGACGATCACCGCGGCGAGGTGCTGCAGCCCGCCCGCCCGTTCAAGTCTCCGCGGCTCGCCTCCGCCTCctacgccacgccgccgccgccgcccctgcctctACACCCGCCCCCGACTCATGCCTCTCCCTACGCCACACTCGACGCCGCGGTGGAGGCCAGGAGCCGGCTTGTTGTCGTCGAGAGCCCTCCCCCTGCGCCCTGGGGAGTTCCCAAGGGGAGTCCCATCGCCGCCGACGGGTGCTTGCTGCCCTCCCTCTCCGTGGCCAACTTCAGAAAGTACCAGGAGGTAGCCCTCTCg ATTTTGGAGAAAAGCGACTACACCTCTATCAGTGGGAATCCATACATAAAGAAATCAG GGTGGAGAAAAATATCTTGCTTCTTCAATATCTCATTTGAAATCAAGGATCACTCCATCGAGTTCGATGATGACCACAATGTCAAGCGTGCTGAATTTCTTGTTCGAGCGTCAATGAT AGGTGGCAGGTTCTCAGATGGTTGGGGCTCATGTGATCGACGAGAGAAAAGGTTTAACAAACCTAACCATGATATCCCCAGCACAGCTGAAACCAGAGCTAAGAACAAGGCTTGCCAG AAATCAGCCGATGCAGATACTATGGGACCTATGGGGCATAAGGGTTGA
- the LOC120658408 gene encoding uncharacterized protein LOC120658408 isoform X1 yields the protein MDDGDLDSAALWAAVDSAAAQASRVRCASSDDDHRGEVLQPARPFKSPRLASASYATPPPPPLPLHPPPTHASPYATLDAAVEARSRLVVVESPPPAPWGVPKGSPIAADGCLLPSLSVANFRKYQEVALSILEKSDYTSISGNPYIKKSGWRKISCFFNISFEIKDHSIEFDDDHNVKRAEFLVRASMIGGRFSDGWGSCDRREKRFNKPNHDIPSTAETRAKNKACQALEITVLDERHGRTVTKVFVQIGPLP from the exons GACGGCGACCTCGACTCCGCCGCACTCTGGGCCGCCGtcgactccgccgccgcccaggcctcCCGTGTCCGCTGCGCCTCCAGCGACGACGATCACCGCGGCGAGGTGCTGCAGCCCGCCCGCCCGTTCAAGTCTCCGCGGCTCGCCTCCGCCTCctacgccacgccgccgccgccgcccctgcctctACACCCGCCCCCGACTCATGCCTCTCCCTACGCCACACTCGACGCCGCGGTGGAGGCCAGGAGCCGGCTTGTTGTCGTCGAGAGCCCTCCCCCTGCGCCCTGGGGAGTTCCCAAGGGGAGTCCCATCGCCGCCGACGGGTGCTTGCTGCCCTCCCTCTCCGTGGCCAACTTCAGAAAGTACCAGGAGGTAGCCCTCTCg ATTTTGGAGAAAAGCGACTACACCTCTATCAGTGGGAATCCATACATAAAGAAATCAG GGTGGAGAAAAATATCTTGCTTCTTCAATATCTCATTTGAAATCAAGGATCACTCCATCGAGTTCGATGATGACCACAATGTCAAGCGTGCTGAATTTCTTGTTCGAGCGTCAATGAT AGGTGGCAGGTTCTCAGATGGTTGGGGCTCATGTGATCGACGAGAGAAAAGGTTTAACAAACCTAACCATGATATCCCCAGCACAGCTGAAACCAGAGCTAAGAACAAGGCTTGCCAG GCATTGGAAATAACCGTCCTGGATGAGAGACATGGAAGAACAGTGACAAAAGTTTTTGTTCAGATAGGACCTCTTCCATAA
- the LOC120658408 gene encoding uncharacterized protein LOC120658408 isoform X3 yields the protein MDDGDLDSAALWAAVDSAAAQASRVRCASSDDDHRGEVLQPARPFKSPRLASASYATPPPPPLPLHPPPTHASPYATLDAAVEARSRLVVVESPPPAPWGVPKGSPIAADGCLLPSLSVANFRKYQEVALSILEKSDYTSISGNPYIKKSGWRKISCFFNISFEIKDHSIEFDDDHNVKRAEFLVRASMIGGRFSDGWGSCDRREKRFNKPNHDIPSTAETRAKNKACQDLLGIGNNRPG from the exons GACGGCGACCTCGACTCCGCCGCACTCTGGGCCGCCGtcgactccgccgccgcccaggcctcCCGTGTCCGCTGCGCCTCCAGCGACGACGATCACCGCGGCGAGGTGCTGCAGCCCGCCCGCCCGTTCAAGTCTCCGCGGCTCGCCTCCGCCTCctacgccacgccgccgccgccgcccctgcctctACACCCGCCCCCGACTCATGCCTCTCCCTACGCCACACTCGACGCCGCGGTGGAGGCCAGGAGCCGGCTTGTTGTCGTCGAGAGCCCTCCCCCTGCGCCCTGGGGAGTTCCCAAGGGGAGTCCCATCGCCGCCGACGGGTGCTTGCTGCCCTCCCTCTCCGTGGCCAACTTCAGAAAGTACCAGGAGGTAGCCCTCTCg ATTTTGGAGAAAAGCGACTACACCTCTATCAGTGGGAATCCATACATAAAGAAATCAG GGTGGAGAAAAATATCTTGCTTCTTCAATATCTCATTTGAAATCAAGGATCACTCCATCGAGTTCGATGATGACCACAATGTCAAGCGTGCTGAATTTCTTGTTCGAGCGTCAATGAT AGGTGGCAGGTTCTCAGATGGTTGGGGCTCATGTGATCGACGAGAGAAAAGGTTTAACAAACCTAACCATGATATCCCCAGCACAGCTGAAACCAGAGCTAAGAACAAGGCTTGCCAG GATCTTCTAGGCATTGGAAATAACCGTCCTGGATGA